The following proteins are co-located in the Mycolicibacterium goodii genome:
- a CDS encoding cytochrome P450 has protein sequence MTTHHDVPRVSGGEEEHGHLEEFRTDPIGLMRRLRLECGDVGWFQLADKQVVLLSGAQANEFFFRSSDSELNQAEAYPFMTPIFGEGVVFDADPQRRAEMLHNTALRGEQMKGHASTIENEVRRMVEHWGDEGEIDLLEFFAELTIYTSTACLIGVKFRNQLDKRFADYYHLLERGTDPLCYVDPYLPIESFRVRDQARANLVDLVQEVMNGRIANPPKDKSERDLLDVLVSIKDEDGNPRFSANEVTGMFISLMFAGHHTSSGTASWTLIELLRHPEFYAKVQAELDELYADGQEVSFHALRQIPNLDNALKETLRLHPPLIILMRVAQDEFEVAGRPIHKGQMVAASPAISNRIPQDFPDPDTFDPDRYHKPRQEDLVNRWTWIPFGAGKHRCVGAAFAQMQIKAIFSVLLRDYEFQMAQPPDSYRNDHSKMVVQLARPARVRYRRRVKG, from the coding sequence GTGACCACGCACCACGATGTACCGCGGGTCTCCGGTGGCGAGGAAGAACACGGCCACCTCGAGGAATTCCGCACCGATCCGATCGGTTTGATGCGGAGACTGCGGCTGGAATGTGGGGATGTCGGCTGGTTCCAGCTCGCGGACAAGCAGGTGGTGTTGTTGTCCGGCGCGCAGGCCAACGAGTTCTTCTTCCGTTCCAGCGACAGCGAACTCAACCAGGCCGAGGCCTACCCGTTCATGACGCCGATCTTCGGCGAGGGTGTCGTATTCGACGCCGATCCTCAGCGGCGCGCGGAGATGCTGCACAACACCGCACTTCGCGGTGAACAGATGAAAGGGCACGCCTCGACCATCGAGAACGAGGTCAGGCGGATGGTCGAGCACTGGGGCGACGAAGGCGAGATCGACCTGCTCGAGTTCTTCGCCGAGCTCACCATCTACACCTCGACGGCCTGCCTGATCGGGGTGAAGTTCCGCAACCAGTTGGACAAACGCTTCGCGGACTATTACCACCTGCTCGAACGCGGCACCGATCCGCTGTGCTACGTCGACCCGTACCTGCCCATCGAGAGCTTCCGGGTCCGCGACCAGGCGCGGGCGAACCTGGTCGATCTCGTGCAGGAGGTCATGAACGGCCGAATCGCCAACCCGCCCAAGGACAAGAGCGAGCGGGATCTGCTCGACGTGCTGGTGTCGATCAAGGACGAGGACGGCAATCCGCGGTTCTCGGCCAACGAGGTGACCGGCATGTTCATCTCGCTGATGTTCGCCGGGCACCACACCAGCTCGGGCACCGCGTCGTGGACGCTGATCGAACTGCTGCGCCACCCCGAGTTCTACGCGAAGGTACAGGCCGAGCTCGACGAGCTGTACGCCGACGGCCAGGAGGTGAGTTTCCATGCGCTGCGCCAGATCCCGAACCTGGACAACGCGCTCAAGGAGACGCTGCGCCTGCACCCGCCGCTGATCATCCTGATGCGCGTCGCGCAGGACGAGTTCGAGGTCGCCGGGCGCCCGATCCACAAGGGCCAGATGGTCGCGGCCTCACCGGCGATCTCCAACCGGATCCCGCAGGACTTCCCCGACCCGGACACCTTCGACCCCGACCGTTACCACAAGCCGCGCCAGGAAGACCTGGTCAACCGGTGGACGTGGATCCCATTCGGCGCGGGTAAGCACCGCTGCGTCGGCGCGGCGTTCGCGCAGATGCAGATCAAGGCGATCTTCTCGGTACTGTTGCGCGACTACGAGTTTCAGATGGCGCAGCCGCCGGACAGTTACCGCAACGACCATTCGAAGATGGTGGTCCAGCTGGCTCGGCCTGCCAGGGTGCGCTACCGCAGGCGGGTGAAGGGCTGA
- a CDS encoding SDR family oxidoreductase, giving the protein MARFEPHPARRPAIVAGASSGIGAATAVELAAHGFPVALGARRVEKCQELVEQITTRGGEAVALPLDVTDADSVKSFVHTATEALGDIEVLVAGAGDTDFGRLHEISTEEFEQQVQIHLIGANRMATAVLPAMVERRRGDVIFVGSDVSLRQRPHMGAYGAAKAGLLAMVNNLQMELEGTGVRASIVHPGPTRTSMGWSLPAEKIGPALEDWARWGQARHDYFLRAADLARAITFVAETPRGGFIANLEIQPEAPLAEVKDRQKLALGDEGMPKK; this is encoded by the coding sequence ATGGCCCGTTTTGAACCCCATCCCGCCCGCAGGCCCGCGATCGTCGCAGGCGCATCGTCCGGGATCGGCGCCGCCACCGCGGTCGAGTTGGCGGCGCACGGTTTCCCGGTCGCGCTCGGTGCGCGTCGGGTCGAGAAATGCCAGGAACTCGTCGAACAGATCACCACCCGTGGCGGTGAGGCCGTCGCACTGCCACTCGACGTCACCGACGCGGATTCGGTGAAGTCCTTCGTGCACACCGCGACCGAGGCGCTCGGCGACATCGAAGTTCTGGTGGCCGGAGCCGGCGACACCGACTTCGGTCGCCTGCACGAGATCAGCACCGAGGAATTCGAGCAGCAGGTCCAGATCCATCTGATCGGCGCGAACCGGATGGCCACCGCGGTGCTTCCGGCCATGGTCGAGCGGCGGCGCGGCGACGTCATCTTCGTCGGCTCCGACGTGTCACTGCGGCAACGCCCGCACATGGGCGCCTACGGCGCCGCGAAGGCCGGCCTGCTGGCCATGGTCAACAACCTGCAGATGGAGCTCGAGGGCACGGGCGTGCGCGCGTCGATCGTGCATCCCGGACCCACCCGCACGTCCATGGGTTGGAGCCTGCCCGCCGAGAAGATCGGTCCGGCGCTTGAGGATTGGGCCAGGTGGGGACAGGCACGTCACGACTACTTCCTGCGGGCCGCGGACCTGGCCAGGGCGATCACGTTCGTCGCGGAAACCCCGCGCGGCGGGTTCATCGCGAACCTGGAGATCCAGCCGGAGGCGCCGCTGGCCGAGGTGAAGGACCGTCAGAAACTCGCCCTCGGTGACGAAGGGATGCCGAAGAAGTGA
- a CDS encoding cytochrome P450, with protein MSLRTAEPILDPYDYDFHEDPYPYYKRLRDEAPLYRNDERNFWALSRHEDVLRGFRNSTALSNKHGVSLDPVSRNDEAHRVMSFLALDDPAHLRLRTLVSKGFTPRRIRELEGRVTEIAVQHLDNALGSDTFDFVDDFAGKLPMDVISELMGVPEEDRVRIRALADGVMHREDGVADVPESAIAASGELLVYYAEMVSSRRRNVSDDLTSALVEAEIDGDKLTDDEIMAFLFLMVVAGNETTTKLLANAAYWGFKFPEQLAPVFDDHDRIPLWVEETLRYDTSSQILARAVAEDITFYDITVPAGDVLVLLAGSANRDERAFDNPDEYRIGREIGSKLVSFGSGAHFCLGAHLARMEARVALTELFKRIRGYEVDESAAVRVHSSSVRGFAHLPITVEKR; from the coding sequence ATGAGTTTGCGAACCGCCGAACCGATACTCGACCCGTACGACTACGACTTCCACGAGGATCCGTATCCGTACTACAAGCGGCTTCGCGACGAGGCTCCGTTGTACCGCAACGACGAGCGGAACTTCTGGGCGCTGTCACGCCACGAGGACGTGCTCAGGGGTTTCCGCAACAGCACCGCGCTGTCCAACAAGCACGGCGTGTCGCTGGACCCGGTGTCGCGCAACGACGAGGCGCACCGTGTGATGTCGTTTCTGGCCCTCGACGACCCGGCCCACCTGCGGTTGCGCACGCTGGTGTCCAAGGGGTTCACGCCGCGCCGCATCCGCGAACTGGAGGGCCGGGTCACCGAGATCGCCGTGCAGCATCTCGACAATGCCCTCGGGTCAGACACTTTCGACTTCGTCGACGACTTCGCGGGCAAGCTCCCGATGGACGTCATCTCCGAACTGATGGGCGTCCCCGAGGAGGACCGGGTACGCATCCGCGCACTCGCCGACGGTGTCATGCACCGCGAGGACGGTGTGGCCGACGTGCCCGAATCGGCGATCGCGGCGTCGGGCGAACTGCTGGTCTACTACGCCGAGATGGTCTCTTCTCGCCGCCGCAACGTCAGCGACGACCTGACCTCGGCCCTGGTCGAGGCCGAGATCGACGGCGACAAGCTCACCGACGACGAGATCATGGCGTTCCTGTTCCTCATGGTCGTCGCGGGCAACGAGACCACCACCAAACTTCTTGCCAATGCTGCATATTGGGGGTTCAAGTTCCCCGAACAGCTGGCACCGGTGTTCGACGACCACGACCGGATCCCGTTGTGGGTCGAGGAGACGCTGCGCTACGACACCTCCAGCCAGATCCTGGCGCGCGCGGTCGCCGAGGACATCACGTTCTACGACATCACGGTGCCCGCGGGTGATGTGCTGGTGCTGCTGGCCGGTTCGGCCAACCGTGACGAGCGGGCGTTCGACAACCCCGACGAGTACCGCATCGGCCGTGAGATCGGCTCCAAGCTCGTCAGCTTCGGCAGCGGTGCGCATTTCTGCCTCGGCGCACATCTGGCCCGGATGGAGGCCAGGGTCGCACTGACCGAGTTGTTCAAGCGAATCCGCGGATACGAGGTGGACGAATCCGCGGCCGTGCGGGTGCATTCCAGCAGCGTCCGCGGTTTCGCTCACCTTCCGATCACAGTGGAGAAACGCTAA
- a CDS encoding TetR/AcrR family transcriptional regulator: MSSDAVAAITPTGGETPRNRRQEETFRKVLSAGIEMLRESSYADLTVRAVAARAKVAPATAYTYFSSKNHLIAEVYLDLVRQVPYFTDVNDSMKTRVDKALRALTLVVADEPEVAAACTTALLGGGGDEAVRAVRDRIGAEIHKRIRSAVGPDADPRTVSALEMTFFGALVNAGSGAFTYHQIADRLTYVVGLILGEDR, encoded by the coding sequence CCAGCGATGCAGTGGCTGCAATCACACCAACCGGTGGCGAGACACCGCGTAACCGTCGCCAGGAAGAGACCTTCCGCAAGGTGCTCAGCGCGGGGATCGAGATGCTGCGGGAGTCGTCGTACGCCGACCTCACGGTGCGGGCCGTCGCGGCACGCGCCAAGGTGGCCCCGGCCACGGCGTACACCTACTTCTCCTCCAAGAATCATCTGATCGCGGAGGTGTATCTGGACCTGGTGCGCCAGGTGCCGTACTTCACCGACGTCAACGACTCCATGAAGACCCGCGTCGACAAGGCGTTGCGGGCGTTGACGCTCGTCGTCGCCGACGAGCCCGAGGTGGCCGCGGCCTGCACCACCGCACTGCTGGGCGGGGGTGGCGATGAGGCGGTCCGCGCCGTGCGCGACCGCATCGGCGCCGAGATCCACAAGCGGATCCGTTCGGCCGTGGGGCCGGATGCCGATCCGCGCACCGTGTCGGCCCTGGAGATGACGTTCTTCGGCGCGCTGGTCAATGCAGGCAGCGGCGCCTTCACCTACCACCAGATCGCCGACCGCCTCACGTACGTGGTCGGGCTCATCCTGGGAGAGGATCGATGA